One part of the Neoarius graeffei isolate fNeoGra1 chromosome 2, fNeoGra1.pri, whole genome shotgun sequence genome encodes these proteins:
- the LOC132869719 gene encoding galectin-2-like → MIRQNDVNMGIRYGSGLTEAELKNVLFKVGDQLKVQGRIHSDAKRFRIDLGSSSSELALHFNPRFHDDDDEKMPVLVCNSMCDGIWNQEQRDHNPFQPGSTFKVVVKHAGGLFEVMLPDGQMTEFPNQQELEVITYICIKGDISLTSFKLK, encoded by the exons ATGATTCGGCAGAATGATGTAAACATGGGAATCAGATATGGGTCAGGACTTACA GAGGCTGAGCTGAAGAATGTTCTTTTCAAAGTTGGAGATCAGTTGAAAGTCCAAGGGAGGATTCATTCTGATGCTAAAAG GTTCCGAATTGACCTGGGCTCCAGCTCCAGTGAACTAGCTCTTCATTTTAACCCTCGttttcatgatgatgatgatgaaaagatgccagtgctggtgtgtaattcAATGTGTGACGGCATCTGGAACCAGGAGCAAAGGGATCACAACCCTTTCCAGCCAGGTTCCACTTTTAAG GTTGTAGTGAAGCACGCAGGAGGACTGTTTGAGGTGATGCTACCTGACGGGCAGATGACTGAGTTCCCCAATCAGCAAGAGCTGGAGGTCATCACTTATATTTGTATCAAGGGTGACATTAGTCTCACTTCTTTCAAGCTGAAATGA